TTGGATTGTCGATTTGCCGGGGTTTTATTGAGGCACATGGCGGACATATCGTCGCACTCGACGGGCCGCAGGGATCGGGCACAACCATTGCCATAACCCTGCCGATGACTGAGGTGCCGACGGTCGCAGAAGATGACGAGGATTTGCAAGATGGCTGTGCAGAAGGAAACTGACATGCGCAATCAGGCCAAAGTGCTGATCATTGATGACGAACCGCAAATTCGCAAATTCCTGCGGATCAGCTTTGGTGCGCAGGGGTATGAAGTGATTGAGGCGGAAAATGGCCAGTCCGGCATTGAGAAATGTGCCCTTGAGACCCCGCATCTTGTTATTCTTGATCTTGGATTACCAGATATCGACGGACAGGAAGTTTTGGCGAAGATCCGGGAATGGAGTGAGGTCCCGATTATCGTATTGTCTGTGCGTGCCAATGAGGAAGAAAAAGTAAATGCTCTGGATCACGGTGCGAACGATTACGTGACCAAGCCGTTTGGCATTGCCGAACTGATCGCACGAGTGAGGGCTATCTTGCGTGGCCGCAAAGCCGAAGACCAGACCAGTAGTGAGATTGTTTCGGGTGATTTGAAGATCGATCTAGCGGCACACAGGGTTTTCAAGGGTGGAAACGAGCTTAAACTGACCAGAAAGGAGTTTGCGCTCCTGACTCTTCTGGCGCGAAACGCAGGGCGCATCGTCACGCATCAACAGATTTTGCGCGAAATCTGGGGCCCCGCACAGGAAACTGAAACACATTATCTGCGTATCTATATTGGTCATCTACGCCAGAAACTTGGCGATGATCCGCTTAACCCGGCCTATATCGAAAACGAGCCGGGGGTTGGATACCGATTTCTGGAAGCCGATAGTCGATAGGCTTCGCATTACGGCTACCTTTACTGATCTGCGATACAAGTTTCTGCGAAACAATCAGTTCCAGAAATCAATATTCCAAGGAAGCAAGTCATCAATCTTATTGATGGGATGATAGCCGATCTAGGCAAATACGCTCTAGAATCAAAAGCCTCCCATTCTTCCCTATTTTTAGACTACCGCTGTCCTCTCCAATGGCTATTTCTGTCTCAAAAACCAATAGGTAGTATCCCCGCCGCCTCACAGGCCTCCTCGCCACATAACAGCTTCATGCCGGGCTTTCCCCAAACCTGTGCCGCACAGGACAGGCAGCGATATTTGACGCGATGGGAACGGTTTTCCGCCTGAACCGGCGTCACCCGTGCCAATGCCGCCGCACAGGCCGAACCTCCTGTAAAGGCTGCCGCCAGCGCCTGGCCCGGCTCCTGCGGCGGAAAACGGTCCAGCCAGGACAACGTAAACTCCCGGGTCATCAGGTCCCGACATGCCCGATCAAATGGCCCGTCCTCAAGGATGTAATGGGTCATTTTCTCGCCCACGCGCCGCCCGCCGGGCTCTCCTGTATTGCTTGGCATCAGGCCAATCGCTTCCATACGGTCGGCCCATTCCCGGTTATGATAGGCACGTCTGCCGGGATCACCGAAGCGATACTGCCAGAGATGTACCATTTCATGGGCCAGCGTAGAGAGCGTTTGCGGAACGGTTCGCACCACAAACCAGGACGGGTTCAAGGCGATCTCATCGATACACTCGCCCGTTTCGCTGCTGACAAACCGCTCGGGCGAAAAATAGCCGTAAGTATTCTTCTGACGCTGCAAGGTGATCAGGCAGGCTGGCAGTTTGTTCCCAAACAAACCTTCATTGAAATGGCTAAAAGCCTTTTGCAGCTCGCTGTAAAATTCGACACTGGGCAGGGCTTCGGCGAATTTGTGGATTGCACAATCCATTTTTCAACCCTCCCCTGCCGGAAACAGTCGCCCGACCCGATCCAGAAACTGTGCCTCGGCCTTTTGCGGGCTCCAGGGCAGCACATATTCCGGCAAAGGAGCCACCTCGCGCGGCACAAAGCCGCGCACCAGGCCCCGGTCAACCGCATCACGATATTCCGCCACCTGCAAACGCTGATCGATGTATGCAACTTCCTCCACCACATCAGCAGGCCACGGCCAATTCACCCCCGTAAGCTCCGTGTAGAACTTGCGGATCGGCAAAACGATCTCCGCTTCAAAACGGCCCCATATCCCAA
This genomic window from Thalassospira marina contains:
- a CDS encoding response regulator, which codes for MRNQAKVLIIDDEPQIRKFLRISFGAQGYEVIEAENGQSGIEKCALETPHLVILDLGLPDIDGQEVLAKIREWSEVPIIVLSVRANEEEKVNALDHGANDYVTKPFGIAELIARVRAILRGRKAEDQTSSEIVSGDLKIDLAAHRVFKGGNELKLTRKEFALLTLLARNAGRIVTHQQILREIWGPAQETETHYLRIYIGHLRQKLGDDPLNPAYIENEPGVGYRFLEADSR
- a CDS encoding SprT-like domain-containing protein — translated: MDCAIHKFAEALPSVEFYSELQKAFSHFNEGLFGNKLPACLITLQRQKNTYGYFSPERFVSSETGECIDEIALNPSWFVVRTVPQTLSTLAHEMVHLWQYRFGDPGRRAYHNREWADRMEAIGLMPSNTGEPGGRRVGEKMTHYILEDGPFDRACRDLMTREFTLSWLDRFPPQEPGQALAAAFTGGSACAAALARVTPVQAENRSHRVKYRCLSCAAQVWGKPGMKLLCGEEACEAAGILPIGF